In one Roseburia intestinalis L1-82 genomic region, the following are encoded:
- a CDS encoding VirB4-like conjugal transfer ATPase, CD1110 family — protein MKKKQKAEPESRRKSSYKGNSRNNSKSGGLTFSEKKRLIQLKHILSGKSIEKEKPTTAQRTITFEKMFRDGICQVSHRYYTKMVDFFDINYELLEVDDQADILAQYSKLINYFDPSVKFELVLFNRQVNEQMLTEQFDIPWQEDDFNDIREEYTEMLKKQAAKGNNGIIKSKYLIFGVESNGYKEAKSRLNNIEKDVIRNLNNIGTLARGLDGKERLRILHEYFNQDTMEPFRFSFKDLAESGKSVKDYIAPPGFDFRYPNRFKSGNMYGCVSYLDIIAPKFTDELIKHLLDIDANLTISMHMQTEDPVKAIKKLKAVISNIQKMKIEEQKKAVRSGYDMDILPTDIVTYEKDTLEFLDDLNTSNQKMINMTFLITCYGRTKRELESLMQRVSGIIQQANCDLRCLQYLQEQGLMASAPIGCNETGIERTLSTKSTAILVPFCTQELFMPAPAIYYGLNALSNNMIMADRKRLRTPNGVILGTPGSGKSFSAKREILSCFLITKDDIIICDPEGEYFALVAALHGQVVKLATNSKDYLNPMDIQLSHKGDKEALKLKSDFIITLCDLIAGGKDGLENDEKGIIDECIRHIYDKYFENPVPENMPLLEDLYDALLAHKNPKAERIANSLVLYVHGSQNYFNHHTNVDSGNRIMCFDIRDLGNQLKELGMLIVQDAVWNRVSQNRERKIATRYYCDEFHLLLKEKQTAIYSVEIWKRFRKWGGIPTGLTQNVGDFLRSEEIEGILGNSDFVYLLNQNAKDQAILADKLGLSDKQLSYVTNSEPGSGLILFDNVVIPFVDKYPTDTKTYRIMNTKPEESVQKEDAI, from the coding sequence TTGAAGAAAAAGCAAAAGGCAGAACCGGAAAGCCGCAGAAAAAGCAGTTATAAAGGCAATAGCAGGAACAACAGTAAAAGTGGCGGTCTTACCTTTTCAGAAAAGAAGCGTCTTATACAGTTAAAGCATATTTTATCGGGAAAGAGCATTGAGAAAGAAAAGCCGACTACCGCACAAAGGACGATCACTTTTGAAAAGATGTTCCGTGATGGTATCTGTCAGGTCAGCCACCGTTATTATACAAAGATGGTGGATTTTTTTGATATAAACTATGAGCTTCTGGAAGTGGATGACCAGGCGGACATACTGGCACAGTACAGCAAGCTTATCAATTATTTTGATCCGTCTGTGAAGTTTGAACTGGTGCTTTTCAACAGGCAGGTCAACGAGCAGATGCTTACAGAACAGTTTGACATTCCGTGGCAGGAGGATGATTTTAACGACATCCGTGAGGAATACACGGAGATGTTAAAGAAGCAGGCGGCAAAGGGCAACAACGGTATCATCAAATCAAAATATCTGATTTTTGGTGTAGAAAGCAACGGCTACAAGGAAGCCAAGAGCCGCCTTAACAACATTGAAAAAGATGTCATACGGAACTTAAACAACATAGGAACCCTTGCGAGGGGACTGGACGGAAAGGAAAGACTGCGCATCCTGCATGAATATTTTAATCAGGATACGATGGAGCCTTTCCGTTTTTCATTTAAGGATTTGGCAGAATCCGGTAAGTCGGTCAAGGACTATATTGCACCGCCGGGATTTGATTTCCGCTATCCGAACCGCTTTAAGTCAGGGAATATGTATGGCTGTGTGTCCTATCTGGATATTATCGCACCGAAGTTTACGGACGAGCTGATCAAGCATCTTCTGGATATTGATGCTAATCTTACGATTTCCATGCACATGCAGACGGAAGATCCGGTAAAGGCAATCAAGAAGTTAAAAGCGGTCATTTCCAATATCCAGAAGATGAAGATTGAGGAGCAGAAAAAGGCAGTCCGAAGCGGTTACGATATGGATATTCTTCCAACGGATATTGTGACCTATGAAAAGGATACGCTGGAATTTCTGGATGATTTGAATACGAGCAATCAGAAGATGATCAATATGACATTCCTTATTACCTGTTATGGCAGAACCAAGCGGGAACTGGAGAGCTTAATGCAGAGAGTGTCCGGTATCATTCAGCAGGCAAACTGTGACCTCAGATGTTTACAGTATTTACAGGAGCAGGGCCTTATGGCATCTGCACCGATTGGGTGCAATGAAACCGGAATTGAGCGTACCCTTTCCACAAAGAGTACCGCAATCTTAGTACCATTCTGCACACAGGAATTATTTATGCCTGCACCGGCAATCTATTACGGATTAAATGCACTCAGCAACAACATGATCATGGCAGACCGCAAAAGGCTCCGTACACCAAACGGAGTTATCTTAGGTACTCCCGGAAGTGGTAAGAGTTTTAGTGCAAAGCGTGAGATTTTAAGCTGTTTTCTTATCACAAAGGACGATATTATCATCTGCGATCCGGAGGGAGAGTATTTTGCTCTTGTGGCAGCACTACATGGACAGGTGGTAAAACTTGCCACCAATTCCAAAGACTATCTGAACCCTATGGATATACAGTTATCCCATAAGGGGGATAAGGAAGCGTTAAAGCTGAAATCCGATTTTATCATTACATTGTGTGATCTGATTGCAGGTGGCAAGGACGGTCTGGAGAATGATGAGAAAGGTATCATCGACGAATGCATCCGTCATATTTACGATAAATATTTTGAAAATCCGGTGCCGGAAAATATGCCGCTGTTGGAGGATTTATATGATGCCCTGTTAGCACACAAAAATCCAAAGGCAGAGCGTATCGCAAACAGCCTTGTGCTGTATGTGCATGGTTCACAGAATTACTTCAACCACCATACCAATGTGGACAGCGGCAACCGTATCATGTGCTTTGACATCAGAGACTTGGGAAATCAGTTGAAAGAGCTGGGTATGTTAATCGTGCAGGATGCGGTTTGGAACAGGGTATCGCAGAACAGGGAGCGAAAGATTGCTACCCGTTATTACTGTGATGAGTTCCACCTTCTTCTGAAGGAGAAGCAGACAGCTATTTATTCCGTGGAAATCTGGAAGCGTTTCAGAAAATGGGGCGGTATTCCGACAGGTTTGACGCAGAACGTGGGCGATTTTCTTCGTTCTGAGGAGATTGAAGGTATTTTGGGTAACAGCGATTTTGTGTATCTGTTAAATCAGAATGCCAAAGATCAGGCAATTCTCGCTGATAAACTGGGACTATCTGATAAGCAGCTTTCCTATGTCACCAACTCCGAGCCGGGAAGTGGTCTGATACTGTTTGACAATGTGGTAATTCCATTTGTAGACAAATATCCGACAGACACCAAGACTTACAGAATTATGAATACCAAGCCGGAGGAATCGGTGCAGAAGGAGGACGCAATATAA
- a CDS encoding PrgI family protein has protein sequence MAISVQVPKDLSGIKTKVALNLTKRQIICFSGAAVTGIPLYFLTKGLIGTSAASLLMMGAMLPFFFFAMYEKNGFPAEKILYFMLRQKILTPGIRPYRTENLYKQLEEKEKIRREVRYLEEKAKGRTGKPQKKQL, from the coding sequence ATGGCAATATCTGTGCAGGTGCCAAAGGATTTGTCCGGTATCAAGACAAAAGTGGCACTGAATTTAACAAAGAGACAGATTATCTGTTTCAGTGGTGCGGCAGTAACGGGCATCCCGCTGTATTTTTTGACGAAGGGACTGATCGGGACATCAGCCGCATCACTTCTTATGATGGGAGCAATGCTTCCGTTCTTCTTTTTTGCGATGTATGAGAAAAACGGGTTTCCGGCGGAGAAGATTTTGTATTTTATGCTCCGGCAGAAGATACTCACACCGGGCATAAGACCATACCGGACAGAGAACTTATACAAGCAGTTGGAAGAGAAAGAAAAAATACGAAGGGAGGTTCGTTATCTTGAAGAAAAAGCAAAAGGCAGAACCGGAAAGCCGCAGAAAAAGCAGTTATAA
- a CDS encoding VirB6/TrbL-like conjugal transfer protein, CD1112 family → MGGIIDKITEFIKELLQGWVLTNFETMFTDVNDKVGTIAGEVSKTPSTWNSGIFDMIKTLSDNVMIPIAGMIISFVLVYELISMVIDKNNLHDFNTAIFIRFFMKACIAVMLLSKTFDIVMAVFDVGSHIVNSAAAAISGETSIDVSSTLQTMFNEQFSEMSIGELLGLGMETMIVSLCMKIMSVLITVILYGRMIEIYLYVSVAPVPCATVTNREWGTIGTNYFKGLCALAFQGFFMMVCVAIYAVLVAGVAVSDNLHTALWSVAAYTVILCFSLFKTGSLSKSIWNAH, encoded by the coding sequence ATGGGTGGGATCATTGATAAGATTACTGAATTCATAAAGGAACTGTTGCAGGGGTGGGTTCTGACCAACTTTGAAACCATGTTTACCGATGTTAATGACAAGGTAGGCACGATTGCAGGGGAGGTCAGCAAAACTCCCAGCACTTGGAACTCCGGTATTTTTGACATGATAAAAACCCTGTCCGATAACGTGATGATTCCCATAGCGGGAATGATCATCAGTTTTGTACTCGTCTACGAGCTTATTTCCATGGTTATTGACAAGAATAACCTGCATGACTTCAATACGGCAATTTTTATCCGTTTTTTTATGAAAGCGTGTATTGCAGTCATGCTGTTAAGCAAGACTTTTGACATTGTAATGGCGGTATTTGATGTGGGAAGCCACATCGTCAATTCCGCAGCGGCAGCAATCAGCGGGGAAACCAGTATTGATGTTTCAAGTACGCTGCAAACGATGTTCAATGAGCAGTTTTCGGAGATGAGCATAGGCGAGCTGTTAGGACTGGGGATGGAGACCATGATCGTCAGTTTATGTATGAAAATCATGTCAGTCCTTATCACCGTCATTCTTTATGGGCGAATGATTGAAATATATCTTTATGTATCAGTAGCACCCGTTCCCTGTGCAACCGTAACCAACCGGGAATGGGGAACGATAGGAACCAATTATTTTAAGGGACTTTGCGCCCTTGCATTTCAGGGATTTTTTATGATGGTGTGTGTCGCTATCTATGCAGTGCTTGTGGCTGGTGTGGCAGTATCCGACAACCTGCATACGGCACTCTGGTCGGTGGCAGCATATACCGTTATTTTATGCTTTTCCCTGTTTAAGACAGGTTCGTTGTCAAAATCTATCTGGAATGCGCACTAA
- a CDS encoding Maff2 family mobile element protein — MGTAKFFTLLLLLYRTSIKSQGIKQLMSGGGIIIVAQTVIPQLTTLFS; from the coding sequence ATAGGAACGGCAAAATTTTTTACACTTCTATTACTTCTTTATCGCACATCAATAAAATCACAGGGCATCAAACAGCTTATGAGTGGCGGTGGCATCATCATTGTGGCACAGACGGTAATTCCACAGCTTACCACTCTGTTTTCATAA